One Ranitomeya imitator isolate aRanImi1 chromosome 1, aRanImi1.pri, whole genome shotgun sequence DNA window includes the following coding sequences:
- the LOC138640867 gene encoding palmitoyltransferase ZDHHC3-like isoform X1 → MAACVRDPCGLLCVLLTYLSLGYADYVILRHVLLHSFSGSVWCPLHAVGFNLLVSMLLACHSRAVFCDPGTVPLPETAIDFSDLRSSTPRKSDRGGNEDWTVCHRCETYRPPRAHHCRVCHRCVRRMDHHCPWINNCVGELNQKYFIQFLFYTGLTSLYSVGLVLAVWLWPTKKGTLGAADLAAAAHSHVQIVHCILLLVESILFGLFVTVIFYDQIVSIITDETPIEQLRKKLLKEANKEVAHTRKPKMALLREVFGRGYMICWLFPCNTPPSSGGPAYSYLPDYDV, encoded by the exons ATGGCGGCCTGTGTGCGGGACCCCTGCGGGCTGCTATGTGTGCTGCTTACCTACCTGAGCCTGGGGTACGCCGACTACGTCATCCTGCGACACGTCCTGCTGCACAGCTTCTCCGGCAG CGTTTGGTGTCCACTCCACGCTGTTGGTTTCAATCTGCTGGTGTCCATGCTGCTGGCCTGTCATAGCCGCGCTGTCTTCTGTGACCCCG GGACTGTTCCGTTACCAGAAACCGCCATTGACTTCTCGGACCTGCGTTCCAGCACTCCGCGCAAAAGTGACCGG GGGGGTAATGAGGACTGGACCGTGTGCCACCGGTGTGAGACCTACCGCCCTCCGCGAGCCCACCACTGCCGCGTCTGCCACCGCTGTGTCCGCAGGATGGATCACCACTGCCCCTG gatAAATAATTGTGTTGGAGAATTAAACCAAAAGTATTTCATCCAGTTCCTGTTTTACACCG GTCTGACAAGCCTGTACTCTGTGGGCTTAGTTCTGGCCGTTTGGCTGTGGCCAACCAAGAAGGGAACATTGGGGGCTGCAGATCTGGCAGCTGCAGCTCATAGTCATGTACAGAT AGTCCACTGCATCCTCCTCCTGGTGGAGTCCATCCTCTTTGGGCTGTTCGTTACAGTCATCTTCTATGATCag aTTGTATCGATCATTACAGATGAGACGCCCATCGAGCAACTGAGGAAAAAACTCCTAAAGGAGGCAAATAAGGAAGTAGCCCACACCCGCAAGCCAAAGATGGCGCTACTGAGGGAGGTGTTTGGAAGAG GTTATATGATCTGCTGGCTGTTCCCATGTAATACGCCCCCGTCCTCTGGTGGTCCGGCATACAGTTACCTCCCTGACTATGATGTGTAG
- the LOC138640867 gene encoding palmitoyltransferase ZDHHC3-like isoform X2: MAACVRDPCGLLCVLLTYLSLGVWCPLHAVGFNLLVSMLLACHSRAVFCDPGTVPLPETAIDFSDLRSSTPRKSDRGGNEDWTVCHRCETYRPPRAHHCRVCHRCVRRMDHHCPWINNCVGELNQKYFIQFLFYTGLTSLYSVGLVLAVWLWPTKKGTLGAADLAAAAHSHVQIVHCILLLVESILFGLFVTVIFYDQIVSIITDETPIEQLRKKLLKEANKEVAHTRKPKMALLREVFGRGYMICWLFPCNTPPSSGGPAYSYLPDYDV, translated from the exons ATGGCGGCCTGTGTGCGGGACCCCTGCGGGCTGCTATGTGTGCTGCTTACCTACCTGAGCCTGGG CGTTTGGTGTCCACTCCACGCTGTTGGTTTCAATCTGCTGGTGTCCATGCTGCTGGCCTGTCATAGCCGCGCTGTCTTCTGTGACCCCG GGACTGTTCCGTTACCAGAAACCGCCATTGACTTCTCGGACCTGCGTTCCAGCACTCCGCGCAAAAGTGACCGG GGGGGTAATGAGGACTGGACCGTGTGCCACCGGTGTGAGACCTACCGCCCTCCGCGAGCCCACCACTGCCGCGTCTGCCACCGCTGTGTCCGCAGGATGGATCACCACTGCCCCTG gatAAATAATTGTGTTGGAGAATTAAACCAAAAGTATTTCATCCAGTTCCTGTTTTACACCG GTCTGACAAGCCTGTACTCTGTGGGCTTAGTTCTGGCCGTTTGGCTGTGGCCAACCAAGAAGGGAACATTGGGGGCTGCAGATCTGGCAGCTGCAGCTCATAGTCATGTACAGAT AGTCCACTGCATCCTCCTCCTGGTGGAGTCCATCCTCTTTGGGCTGTTCGTTACAGTCATCTTCTATGATCag aTTGTATCGATCATTACAGATGAGACGCCCATCGAGCAACTGAGGAAAAAACTCCTAAAGGAGGCAAATAAGGAAGTAGCCCACACCCGCAAGCCAAAGATGGCGCTACTGAGGGAGGTGTTTGGAAGAG GTTATATGATCTGCTGGCTGTTCCCATGTAATACGCCCCCGTCCTCTGGTGGTCCGGCATACAGTTACCTCCCTGACTATGATGTGTAG
- the LOC138640867 gene encoding palmitoyltransferase ZDHHC3-like isoform X3, giving the protein MCAAYLPEPGVRRLRHPATRPAAQLLRVWCPLHAVGFNLLVSMLLACHSRAVFCDPGTVPLPETAIDFSDLRSSTPRKSDRGGNEDWTVCHRCETYRPPRAHHCRVCHRCVRRMDHHCPWINNCVGELNQKYFIQFLFYTGLTSLYSVGLVLAVWLWPTKKGTLGAADLAAAAHSHVQIVHCILLLVESILFGLFVTVIFYDQIVSIITDETPIEQLRKKLLKEANKEVAHTRKPKMALLREVFGRGYMICWLFPCNTPPSSGGPAYSYLPDYDV; this is encoded by the exons ATGTGTGCTGCTTACCTACCTGAGCCTGGGGTACGCCGACTACGTCATCCTGCGACACGTCCTGCTGCACAGCTTCTCCG CGTTTGGTGTCCACTCCACGCTGTTGGTTTCAATCTGCTGGTGTCCATGCTGCTGGCCTGTCATAGCCGCGCTGTCTTCTGTGACCCCG GGACTGTTCCGTTACCAGAAACCGCCATTGACTTCTCGGACCTGCGTTCCAGCACTCCGCGCAAAAGTGACCGG GGGGGTAATGAGGACTGGACCGTGTGCCACCGGTGTGAGACCTACCGCCCTCCGCGAGCCCACCACTGCCGCGTCTGCCACCGCTGTGTCCGCAGGATGGATCACCACTGCCCCTG gatAAATAATTGTGTTGGAGAATTAAACCAAAAGTATTTCATCCAGTTCCTGTTTTACACCG GTCTGACAAGCCTGTACTCTGTGGGCTTAGTTCTGGCCGTTTGGCTGTGGCCAACCAAGAAGGGAACATTGGGGGCTGCAGATCTGGCAGCTGCAGCTCATAGTCATGTACAGAT AGTCCACTGCATCCTCCTCCTGGTGGAGTCCATCCTCTTTGGGCTGTTCGTTACAGTCATCTTCTATGATCag aTTGTATCGATCATTACAGATGAGACGCCCATCGAGCAACTGAGGAAAAAACTCCTAAAGGAGGCAAATAAGGAAGTAGCCCACACCCGCAAGCCAAAGATGGCGCTACTGAGGGAGGTGTTTGGAAGAG GTTATATGATCTGCTGGCTGTTCCCATGTAATACGCCCCCGTCCTCTGGTGGTCCGGCATACAGTTACCTCCCTGACTATGATGTGTAG